In Fibrobacter succinogenes, a genomic segment contains:
- a CDS encoding acetyl-CoA carboxylase biotin carboxyl carrier protein subunit, which translates to MKKTVRISFEGKTYDVEVEVLDSAVAAAPAAPVAAPAAAPAPAAAPVAAGAGTEVKSPLAGSVFKLKVAVGDTVAANQEVAVIEALKMENPVVAPCAGKVTSISVKETDTVTDGQVLMTIA; encoded by the coding sequence ATGAAGAAAACAGTCCGTATCAGTTTCGAAGGCAAGACCTACGACGTTGAAGTTGAAGTTCTTGATTCCGCCGTTGCCGCAGCTCCTGCTGCTCCGGTTGCCGCTCCTGCTGCCGCTCCGGCTCCGGCCGCTGCTCCGGTTGCTGCTGGTGCAGGTACCGAAGTCAAGAGCCCGCTCGCTGGTTCCGTGTTCAAGCTCAAGGTTGCTGTTGGCGACACCGTTGCTGCCAACCAGGAAGTGGCTGTTATCGAAGCTCTCAAGATGGAAAACCCGGTCGTCGCTCCGTGCGCAGGCAAGGTCACTTCTATCTCCGTCAAGGAAACCGACACCGTTACTGATGGCCAGGTCTTGATGACCATTGCCTAA